In Fusarium verticillioides 7600 chromosome 4, whole genome shotgun sequence, the following proteins share a genomic window:
- a CDS encoding dihydrolipoyllysine-residue succinyltransferase, E2 component: MLSRSIATAARMVPATRALRPRSHPLVMLPSMMQTVRTYADSVIKVPQMAESISEGTLKQFSKSIGDYVEQDEEIATIETDKIDVAVNATESGTIKEFLVAEEDTVTVGQDLVRIELGGAPSGDKKEAPKEESKEQPQKSESESKSESKPEPKQESAPEPKKESAPAPSKPEPPRQAEKKDSKPQSAASSGPSMGNREERRVKMNRMRLRIAERLKQSQNTAASLTTFNEVDMSNIMEFRKLYKEDVLKKTGVKLGFMSAFSRACVLAMRDLPAVNASIEGPNGGDTIVYRDYVDISVAVATEKGLVTPVVRNVESMDMIGIEQSIADMGKKARDNKLTIEDMAGGTFTISNGGVFGSLMGTPIINLPQSAVLGLHAIKERPVAVNGKIEIRPMMYLALTYDHRLLDGREAVQFLVKVKEYIEDPRRMLL, encoded by the exons ATGCTCTCAAGAAGTATAGCCACCGCCGCCCGCATGGTGCCCGCCACCAGGGCGCTGAGGCCCCGTTCGCACCCTCTCGTCATGCTTCCCTCCATGATGCAGACCGTTCGCACCTACGCCGATTCCGTCATCAAGGTTCCTCAGATGGCTGAGTCCATTTCCGAGGGTACTCTCAAGCAGTTTTCCAAGAGCATTGGCGATTATGTCGAgcaggatgaggagatcgCTACCATCGAGACCGACAAG ATTGACGTTGCTGTCAACGCCACCGAGTCTGGCACCATCAAGGAGTTCCTCGTTGCCGAGGAGGATACAGTTACTGTCGGACAAGACCTTGTTCgaattgagcttggaggCGCGCCATCCGgtgacaagaaggaggcccCCAAGGAAGAGTCCAAGGAGCAGCCCCAGAAGTCCGAGTCTGAATCAAAATCCGAATCAAAACCTGAGCCCAAGCAGGAATCCGCTCCTGAGCCTAAGAAGGAGTCTGCTCCTGCTCCCAGCAAGCCCGAACCTCCCCGacaggccgagaagaaggactcCAAGCCACAGTCTGCCGCTTCCAGCGGTCCCTCTATGGGTAACCGAGAAGAGCGCCGT GTCAAGATGAACCGTATGCGCCTTCGAATTGCCGAGCGTCTCAAGCAGTCCCAAAACACGGCTGCTTCCCTGACCACTTTCAACGAGGTCGACATGTCCAACATCATGGAGTTCCGCAAGCTTTACAAGGAGGACGTTCTTAAGAAGACTGGCGTCAAGCTTGGTTTCATGAGTGCTTTCTCTCGAGCCTGCGTTCTTGCTATGCGCGATCTCCCCGCCGTCAACGCCTCCATTGAGGGACCCAACGGCGGTGACACCATCGTCTACCGCGACTACGTCGATATCAGCGTGGCTGTCGCCACCGAGAAGGGCCTCGTTACCCCTGTCGTCCGAAATGTCGAATCTATGGACATGATTGGCATTGAGCAATCGATTGCCGATATGGGCAAGAAG GCTCGTGACAACAAGCTTACTATCGAGGATATGGCTGGAGGCACCTTCACCATCAGCAATGGCGGTGTTTTCGGGTCTCTCATGGGCActcccatcatcaacctccccCAGAGTGCTGTTCTTGGCCTCCACGCTATCAAGGAGCGCCCCGTTGCTGTTAACGGCAAGATCGAGATTCGACCCATGATGTATCTTGCTCTCACTTACGATCACCGTCTGCTGGACGGCCGGGAGGCTGTGCAATTCCTTGTCAAGGTGAAGGAGTACATTGAGGATCCCCGAAGGATGCTCCTGTAA
- a CDS encoding dihydrolipoyllysine-residue succinyltransferase, E2 component — MLSRSIATAARMVPATRALRPRSHPLVMLPSMMQTVRTYADSVIKVPQMAESISEGTLKQFSKSIGDYVEQDEEIATIETDKIDVAVNATESGTIKEFLVAEEDTVTVGQDLVRIELGGAPSGDKKEAPKEESKEQPQKSESESKSESKPEPKQESAPEPKKESAPAPSKPEPPRQAEKKDSKPQSAASSGPSMGNREERRVKMNRMRLRIAERLKQSQNTAASLTTFNEVDMSNIMEFRKLYKEDVLKKTGVKLGFMSAFSRACVLAMRDLPAVNASIEGPNGGDTIVYRDYVDISVAVATEKGLVTPVVRNVESMDMIGIEQSIADMGKKVGRNSDTLTHK; from the exons ATGCTCTCAAGAAGTATAGCCACCGCCGCCCGCATGGTGCCCGCCACCAGGGCGCTGAGGCCCCGTTCGCACCCTCTCGTCATGCTTCCCTCCATGATGCAGACCGTTCGCACCTACGCCGATTCCGTCATCAAGGTTCCTCAGATGGCTGAGTCCATTTCCGAGGGTACTCTCAAGCAGTTTTCCAAGAGCATTGGCGATTATGTCGAgcaggatgaggagatcgCTACCATCGAGACCGACAAG ATTGACGTTGCTGTCAACGCCACCGAGTCTGGCACCATCAAGGAGTTCCTCGTTGCCGAGGAGGATACAGTTACTGTCGGACAAGACCTTGTTCgaattgagcttggaggCGCGCCATCCGgtgacaagaaggaggcccCCAAGGAAGAGTCCAAGGAGCAGCCCCAGAAGTCCGAGTCTGAATCAAAATCCGAATCAAAACCTGAGCCCAAGCAGGAATCCGCTCCTGAGCCTAAGAAGGAGTCTGCTCCTGCTCCCAGCAAGCCCGAACCTCCCCGacaggccgagaagaaggactcCAAGCCACAGTCTGCCGCTTCCAGCGGTCCCTCTATGGGTAACCGAGAAGAGCGCCGT GTCAAGATGAACCGTATGCGCCTTCGAATTGCCGAGCGTCTCAAGCAGTCCCAAAACACGGCTGCTTCCCTGACCACTTTCAACGAGGTCGACATGTCCAACATCATGGAGTTCCGCAAGCTTTACAAGGAGGACGTTCTTAAGAAGACTGGCGTCAAGCTTGGTTTCATGAGTGCTTTCTCTCGAGCCTGCGTTCTTGCTATGCGCGATCTCCCCGCCGTCAACGCCTCCATTGAGGGACCCAACGGCGGTGACACCATCGTCTACCGCGACTACGTCGATATCAGCGTGGCTGTCGCCACCGAGAAGGGCCTCGTTACCCCTGTCGTCCGAAATGTCGAATCTATGGACATGATTGGCATTGAGCAATCGATTGCCGATATGGGCAAGAAGGTTGGTCGCAATTCTGACACGCTCACTCACAAGTAG